A genome region from Tolypothrix sp. PCC 7712 includes the following:
- a CDS encoding APC family permease → MSSEFKINANQQQVLQQSFHGLKSHCLSFGEVLAQSFAVIAPTTIPASNVGLIVALAGNGTWLSMVLGLVGLVFVSININQFASRSASPGSLYSYIVKGLGPTAGVICGWSLVLAYLFTAMSVLCGFANFSSVLIGHLGIHPSSITLLALGAGIAWYAGYRDIQLSAVAMLWMEGLSIALIGILCVMIWAHHGFALDIPQLTLSGVQPGSLATGLVLVMFAFSGFESATTLGDEAKSPLKTIPRSVLGSVVLAGLFYVCTTYIEVLAFRHSGVDITHTEEPLGYLSQQIGLGWLGELVGLGALASFFACVLGSINPAARIFFLMARHGLFHAKLGNTHTSNKTPHIAVTMCSFLTFLIPAVMALFQIKLFESMGYLGAIASFGFVTVYILISIAAPIYLYKINSLRLRDIIFSLIAIGFMCIPLVGSIGIPGNQMFPVPEAPYNLFPYLFLIYIAIACGWFMCQRLRSPKMVNKMVKAIDAIHIRFDSDAYGNAKRGKK, encoded by the coding sequence ATGTCCAGTGAATTCAAGATCAATGCAAACCAACAACAAGTCTTACAACAAAGTTTTCATGGCTTAAAATCACATTGCCTTTCTTTTGGGGAAGTTTTAGCACAATCTTTTGCAGTCATTGCACCAACAACTATCCCTGCGTCTAACGTGGGTTTAATTGTTGCTCTTGCAGGTAATGGGACTTGGCTAAGTATGGTTCTAGGTTTAGTGGGATTGGTATTTGTCAGTATCAATATCAATCAATTTGCTAGCCGTTCTGCTTCGCCTGGTTCTCTCTATTCATATATCGTCAAAGGTCTTGGCCCGACAGCTGGTGTCATCTGCGGTTGGAGTTTGGTTTTGGCTTATCTATTTACTGCCATGTCGGTGTTGTGTGGGTTTGCCAACTTCAGCAGTGTATTGATTGGTCATTTAGGAATCCACCCTTCTAGTATTACCTTACTAGCTTTAGGTGCAGGCATCGCCTGGTATGCAGGTTATAGAGATATTCAACTCTCAGCCGTCGCTATGCTATGGATGGAGGGTCTATCCATAGCATTGATTGGCATTTTATGTGTGATGATTTGGGCACACCACGGTTTTGCATTAGATATACCCCAACTAACTTTGAGTGGTGTGCAGCCAGGTAGTCTCGCAACCGGACTGGTACTGGTAATGTTTGCCTTCTCTGGATTTGAAAGTGCAACTACCTTGGGTGATGAAGCAAAAAGCCCATTAAAAACCATTCCGCGCTCAGTTTTAGGTAGTGTCGTCCTCGCTGGTTTATTCTATGTCTGCACTACATATATAGAAGTCTTAGCGTTTCGCCACTCAGGAGTAGATATTACCCACACCGAGGAACCTCTAGGTTATCTCTCCCAACAAATAGGTTTAGGTTGGCTAGGTGAATTAGTTGGGTTAGGTGCTTTAGCTAGCTTCTTTGCTTGCGTTCTGGGAAGTATTAATCCCGCCGCCAGAATCTTCTTCTTAATGGCGCGTCATGGATTGTTCCATGCCAAGCTTGGCAATACACACACATCGAATAAAACGCCTCACATTGCTGTCACGATGTGTTCTTTCTTGACATTCTTAATTCCGGCGGTGATGGCTCTATTTCAAATCAAACTCTTTGAGAGTATGGGATATTTAGGTGCGATCGCCAGCTTTGGATTTGTCACCGTTTACATCTTAATCTCTATTGCTGCACCAATTTACCTCTACAAAATCAATAGTCTGCGTCTTAGAGATATCATATTTTCCCTCATAGCCATAGGGTTTATGTGCATTCCCTTGGTAGGTAGCATCGGAATTCCCGGAAATCAAATGTTTCCAGTTCCTGAAGCTCCTTATAATCTCTTTCCTTATCTCTTTTTAATCTATATTGCCATTGCTTGCGGATGGTTCATGTGCCAGAGATTACGCTCGCCCAAAATGGTTAACAAAATGGTCAAAGCTATCGACGCAATTCACATTAGATTTGACAGCGATGCTTACGGTAACGCGAAACGGGGCAAAAAATAG
- a CDS encoding 2-phosphosulfolactate phosphatase, with amino-acid sequence MIFDQAEFNLRCEWGVQGVVQLAPISDVIIIVDVLSFSTATEIATNNGAMIYPYQWRDDSAIDYAKSVKAELSQGRWAKAGYSLSPASLTKIPTGTRLVIPSSNGSTLTLLTDNTPTIAGCLRNCAAVAKFAQQYGSQISVIPAGEKWQDGTMRPAFEDLIGAGAILSFLHGSLSPEAETAVTTFAAFQHDLLGYLKKCSSGKELIAKGYELDVELAAAYNVSECVPLLIDKAYSNCSK; translated from the coding sequence ATGATTTTTGATCAAGCAGAATTTAATTTAAGATGTGAATGGGGAGTACAAGGAGTTGTTCAACTTGCACCCATTAGTGATGTCATTATTATTGTCGATGTACTCTCGTTCTCGACCGCAACCGAAATTGCCACCAACAATGGTGCAATGATTTATCCATATCAATGGAGAGATGATTCAGCCATTGATTATGCCAAGTCTGTAAAAGCAGAATTATCACAAGGTCGTTGGGCCAAAGCAGGTTATTCACTTTCCCCAGCATCCTTAACTAAAATACCTACGGGAACTAGGTTAGTGATACCTTCTTCCAATGGTTCAACATTGACATTGCTCACTGATAATACTCCCACAATAGCTGGATGCTTGCGAAATTGTGCAGCAGTAGCAAAATTTGCTCAACAATACGGGTCACAAATCTCAGTCATTCCCGCAGGCGAAAAATGGCAAGATGGTACAATGCGCCCAGCTTTTGAAGATTTAATTGGCGCAGGGGCAATTCTGAGTTTTTTGCATGGTAGCCTATCTCCGGAAGCAGAAACTGCTGTTACCACATTTGCTGCATTTCAACATGATTTACTAGGATACTTAAAGAAATGCAGCTCGGGGAAAGAATTAATTGCCAAAGGTTACGAGTTAGATGTGGAATTAGCAGCAGCTTATAATGTGAGTGAGTGCGTCCCTTTATTGATTGACAAGGCTTATAGCAATTGTTCAAAGTAA